Genomic DNA from Nonomuraea rubra:
CGAGTGGCCGTGGCCGCCGCTGCGGCGGTCGCGGCGCTGACCGCCTGCTCCTCGCCCATGCAGGCCGGGGCCGCGGCCGTGGTCGGGAACGAGCGCATCTCGATGGGCAAGCTCAACAACGACACGCAGGCCTACCTCGCCGCGCTGAAGAAGGCTCAGCTCGACGAGACGGCGCTGGGCGTGCCGGCCAACCAGGCCGTGCTGCAGCGCCTGGTCAACGTGAGCGTGTCCAGGCAGCTCATGGACCGCCACAAGGTGCAGGTGAGCGAGACCGAGATCGACACCGCGCTCAAGGACCCGGGCCAGTTCCAGTCGCCCGAGATCAACCTGCTGGCCAACGGC
This window encodes:
- a CDS encoding SurA N-terminal domain-containing protein, which translates into the protein MKSIRVAVAAAAAVAALTACSSPMQAGAAAVVGNERISMGKLNNDTQAYLAALKKAQLDETALGVPANQAVLQRLVNVSVSRQLMDRHKVQVSETEIDTALKDPGQFQSPEINLLANGVAPSDARDYARAMVGLTKLQQQFGGQAGQERLIQEFSSIKPVFNPRFGTLNAQRSEQNPALFVDTGRFGKVTQQQAQQPAQG